In the Alphaproteobacteria bacterium genome, CAGCTCTTCCTCAAGGTCGGCTTCCTGCATGCGCTTGCGCCGAACGCGCCCGACAATCCTGAGCCGCCCTTCCTGATCGCGCAAGTGATCGTGCTCGCGATCTTCGTATGGCTGATCTGGAAGAGCGTGAAGAATTTCCGGCCCAGTTGAGCCGATCTCCCGCTCATTCCCGCGAAAGCGGGAATCCAACTTTTGGCGATCCCCGCCTGCGCGAGGACGAGTGCCAAAGTGGCGTTCGATTAGATCACCTTCCGCGCCGCCGCGGTCTTGGCATCCCCCGTATTCGGCGTGCCGGTTGGCTCGATCAGCAGGATGTGAACTTCCTCGCGCGCGACCGGGCGGTGTTCGACGCCGCGTGGAACGATGAACATCTCGCCCGGCTGAAGTGTCACGGTGCGGTCGCGCAGCTCGATATCGAGCGTGCCCTTGAGCACGAGAAAAAAATCGTCCGTGTCGTCATGCTTGTGCCAGATGAACTCGCCCTTGAGCTTCGCAACCATGACGTCGTGGCCGTTGTAGATCGTCACCGTGCGTGGCGAGAAGTATTCGCCAAAGGTCGCGAGCTTTTCGGCGAGATTGATTCTGTCGGTCATCACCGTCTCCTGCGTCGCTGGGACTTGGCTGGCTTGCCGTAGCGCGTCTCCATCTCGCGCGCGACCTGAGCGGCGGGACGCAGCTGCGAGCTTCCAAGCCATATTTCGGTGATCCGGCCCGACTTGCCGCGCACGCAGCGTACCGGCTCGCCGTAGCTGCCGTAGCCGGTCGCGGCCGCGATCCGTCCGGTGTTGCGGCCGGTGATTTCGAGTTCGCTCGCGTCGAACAGCGGGTTCAGGAATCCGGGCCCGGCGAGCATCACCTTGTTGCCCATCGGAAGGAGATCGATCGCCCCCCAAAGCGTCCACCAGCGTCCACTCCAGTCCTTGACCTTGCGGGCAGGCGGGCCGTTGCGCGCGTAGGCTTGCAGCACATGCATGATCCCGTCGGCCCAGATCCCGGCCCAGCCGTCGAGCGAGTTGCCGAGAACCGAGATCGTCAGCTCCTGCTGCGGGATAGTGCGCGTGGAGGAGATGTAGCCCTGGAGGCCGCCGGTGTGGCCGAACCACTCCCAGCCGTTGAACGTGCCGCTCATCGTGCCGAGACCGTAGTACTGCTCGAATGCCGAATGCGGATTGCGCCAGAGCCGGCGCGTCATCTCGCGGCGGCTTTCGACCGACAGCACGCTGCGCTTCGCGGCGGGCGATAGCTGCGCGAAATAGCGGGTAAGGTCACTGGCGGTGCTCACGAAGCCGCCGGCAGGCGCGATGGCGTCCAGCGAAAAGTCGCCCGGAATGACGAGACGCCGCCCGAGCAGCATGCGTCCGGTGTGGCCCCGCGCGAACGGCGTGCCGCGCTTGAGCGGCATGTCGGGTGTCGTCTCGGTCAGGCCGGCGGCATCGATGATCTCGCGCTTGATCCACTTGCCAGACGGCTCGCCAGTGATCGCTTCGATGATCAGGCCGACGAGGCCATAGCCATGATTGGAATATTTGAGCCGCGTGTTCGCCGCGATGACCGGAGGCGCCTTGAGGTCGGCGAGAAGCTGCTGTGCGGTTGGAAACGGACGGCGATCGGAGAAGAAGCCGGAGTCGCTGCCGTCGCGGACAAGCCCGGCGCTGTGCGAGAGCAACTGCGCGATGGTGGCGCGCGCCGCGGCTGGGTGGAGCCCGCCGACATACTGCCCGGCCGTGTCATCGAGCTTGAGCTTGCCCTGCTCGCGCAGCTTCAGGACGCCACCCGCCGTGAAGCTCTTGGTGTGCGAGGCGACACGGAAGCGGTGTCGCGGTGTTAGCTCCTCGCCGGTCGCAAGGTTTGCGACGCCGAACGCGCGCTCGAAGGCGAGCTTTCCGCGGCGGGAAATCGCGATGATGCAGCCCGGCTGCTGGTGGGCGCGCATCTGGAATTCGATCCAGCGCGGGATGTAGTCGAGCGCGGCGGCAAGCCAGCGGTCCATGGATGTGCCCCTATCGGGTGTCCCGCACGCGATGCAGCACGGAGTGATGCATCGCAGATGCGGGACCCCGGTTGTTTCTCCTGGAAACCGGGGTACCGGTTCTGCAGCGCATCATTACATGCTGCGCTGCGCCCGGGACACAGGGGCGCAACCCTCGTCTACACCTCGACCGTCGCCGTCACCGGCACGTGATCCGAAGGCCTCTCCCAGCCGCGTGCGTGCTTGGCGATGTCGAGGCGGGACACGCGGTCGCCGAGCTGCGGCGAGACCCAGATGTGGTCGAGGCGGCGGCCGCGGTCCGCGGCTTTCCAGTTGTCCATCGCGCGGTAGCTCCACCACGTGTAGAGCTTCGCCGGCTCAGGGGTCAGCTCGCGCGCGATGTCGACCCAGTTGCCCACCTTGCGAAACGCGGTGAGCTTCCCGGTCTCGACCGGCGTGTGCGAGATCACCTTGAGCATCTGCTTGTGGCTCCACACGTCGTGCTCCAGCGGCGCAACGTTGAGATCGCCCACAAGAATAGCGCGCGCGCCGTTTTGCGGACGCAACTTTTCCATCGCGGTGACCTCGTCAAGGAACGCGAGCTTGTGGGCGAATTTTTCGTTGATCGCCGGATCGGGCTCGTCGCCGCCCGCCGGCACGTAAAAATTATGCAACGTGACGGGATCGCGCAGGCCCGCCTTCTCGCTGAGCGTCACCGCGATGTGGCGGCAGTCTTGCCTGCCGCAGTAGTTGTCGATGGTGACGCTCTCGAACGGCAGACGCGAGAGCACCGCGACGCCGTGATAGCCCTTCTGCCCGTTGAGCGCCGCATGCGTGTAGCCGAGGCGGCGGAAGCGCTTCAGCGGGAAGGCGTCGTCGGGAGATTTCGTCTCCTGCAGGCAGATCACGTCCGGCCGGACCGCCTTGATGAAGCGCGACACCAGATTGATGCGCAGGCGGACCGAGTTGATGTTCCAGGTGGTGACGGTGAGGGGCATGTGGTCGATACATAGCTGCCCATGCGCCTGACGCAAGGTGGCGCGAAACGCTATCCCCGTCATCCCGGCCGAGCGTAGCGAGGAACCGGGATCCATCTTGCAGCGAGTCATGACGCTCGATGGGTCCCGGCTCGCGCCACGCGTTGCGTGGCTTGGCCGGGATGACAGCGGAGTTACTCCACCGCCTTGATGTTCGCGTCCTTGATCACCTTGGCCCAGCGCGCGATCTCGTCGGCCGCGAATGCGCGGAATTCGTCCGGTGTGCTGCCGACCGCAACGATGCCCTGATCGGCGAGCTTTGCCTGCATGGCTGGATCGGCGAGCGCCTTCTTCGCCTCCGCGGAGACGCGATCGACGATCTCCTTCGGCACGCTGGCGGGCGCGATGATGCCGGCCCAGGTGCCGGAGACGAAATCCGGCACGCCCTGCTCGATGATGGTCTTCACGCCTGGTGCCGCCGGGATCGGCTCCTTGGCGGCGAGCCCCAGCGCCTTGACGTTGCCGGCAGTCACCTGCGGCATCAGCGGGCCGACGATGTCGAACATCACGTTGATGTTGCCGGCGACCGTATCCTGCAGCGCGCCCGCGGTGCCCTTGTAGGGAACGTGCACCATGTCGAGCCCCAGACGCGACTTGAACATCTCCATGGTGAGATGCGCGGCCGCGCCGACGCCCGAGGATGCGAAACTCAAGGAGCCGGGTTTCGCCTTCGCGAGTACGATCAACTCCTGAATGTTGTTCGCCGGCAGTGATTTGTTCGCGATGATGATCAGCGGCGCGGAGCTCATCAGCGAGACGTAGGTGATGTCCTTCAGCGTGTCGTAGGGGAGCTTCGGATTGAGCGTTGCGTTGACGGCGTGTGCGGCGATCACGGTGCCGAAGGTGTAGCCGTCGGGCGGCGCTTTCGCGACGGCGTCCGTGCCGATGATCGCGTTGGCGCCCGGCTTGTTCTCGAAGACGACCGTGACGCCGAGCGCGTCCGCCACTTTCTGCCCGACCAGCCGCGACATCAGGTCGGTGTAGCCGCCCGGCGTGTAGGGCACGATCCAGCGGATCGGCTTGTTCGGCCAGGCCTGCGCCAGGGCGCTGCCGCACAATGCCAATGTGACGGCAAACGCGGCAAGGCCGCGTCGGACGATGTTCATGGTGTCGCTCCCTGGTGCCGTATGCGGCAGTGGGGAGCTTTAGGGTTTCGATGCACATGGGGCAAGGCGACCGACCGGCCACTCAGGCCTCATCCTGAGGTGCGAGCGGCAGCGAGCCTCGAAGGATGGCCCGAAGCGCAATAGGAGCATTTGGCCATCCTTCGAGACGCGGCCTTTGGCCGCTCCTCAGGATGAGGGTTGAGCTACTGAATGATCTCTTTGCGCTCGTAGTTGATCCGGAACATGGTCGGATCGATTTTTTGCGCAGGGTCGAGATTGTAGAGCGCGACGGTGGTGTCGTAGCCCTGCGGATCGGTGATGGTCCACTGCTTGAGCTGCATGTCCTTGACCGAGAACATCAGCAACACCTTGTGCGTGCCGCCGAGCGTCTGCTTCTCCTCCATCGCGAGGCTGATGAAGGTGTCGTCGGCCGACACCGCGGTGACGTTGGTCTCCTTGAGCAAATCGATGCGGTCGGCGAGCAGGAAACGCAGCGGTGTCTGCGAGAGCGGGTAGAGGTCCTGCGTCTCGAGCTTGCGGTCGCGCACCACCAGCGAAGAACCGTCCGAGACGAGCTCGATTGGGCTTGGCGGCTTGTACTCGAAGCGCACGCGTCCGGGCTTTTGCAGGTAGAACTTGCCCTCGGAGCGCCGGCCGTCGGGTCCGACCTGCACGAAGTCGCCGACCAGGTTCTGCACACTCATCAGGTAGACGTTGACGCGCTCGATCAGCCCGCGCTGTTTGGCATCGAACGCGGTTGTGGTGCCGGACGAGCCGAAGCCCGGGAACTTGAAGGGGAAGAGGTTGTTGGCGGCTGACTGCGTCGGCACGGGGGCGGGCGCGGATTCGGGAACGGCCGTGGGCGGCGGCACGATGCTGGCCTTCGGGCGCGGCGCGGGTGTCGGC is a window encoding:
- a CDS encoding cupin domain-containing protein → MTDRINLAEKLATFGEYFSPRTVTIYNGHDVMVAKLKGEFIWHKHDDTDDFFLVLKGTLDIELRDRTVTLQPGEMFIVPRGVEHRPVAREEVHILLIEPTGTPNTGDAKTAAARKVI
- a CDS encoding serine hydrolase domain-containing protein; translation: MDRWLAAALDYIPRWIEFQMRAHQQPGCIIAISRRGKLAFERAFGVANLATGEELTPRHRFRVASHTKSFTAGGVLKLREQGKLKLDDTAGQYVGGLHPAAARATIAQLLSHSAGLVRDGSDSGFFSDRRPFPTAQQLLADLKAPPVIAANTRLKYSNHGYGLVGLIIEAITGEPSGKWIKREIIDAAGLTETTPDMPLKRGTPFARGHTGRMLLGRRLVIPGDFSLDAIAPAGGFVSTASDLTRYFAQLSPAAKRSVLSVESRREMTRRLWRNPHSAFEQYYGLGTMSGTFNGWEWFGHTGGLQGYISSTRTIPQQELTISVLGNSLDGWAGIWADGIMHVLQAYARNGPPARKVKDWSGRWWTLWGAIDLLPMGNKVMLAGPGFLNPLFDASELEITGRNTGRIAAATGYGSYGEPVRCVRGKSGRITEIWLGSSQLRPAAQVAREMETRYGKPAKSQRRRRR
- a CDS encoding tripartite tricarboxylate transporter substrate binding protein, with the translated sequence MNIVRRGLAAFAVTLALCGSALAQAWPNKPIRWIVPYTPGGYTDLMSRLVGQKVADALGVTVVFENKPGANAIIGTDAVAKAPPDGYTFGTVIAAHAVNATLNPKLPYDTLKDITYVSLMSSAPLIIIANKSLPANNIQELIVLAKAKPGSLSFASSGVGAAAHLTMEMFKSRLGLDMVHVPYKGTAGALQDTVAGNINVMFDIVGPLMPQVTAGNVKALGLAAKEPIPAAPGVKTIIEQGVPDFVSGTWAGIIAPASVPKEIVDRVSAEAKKALADPAMQAKLADQGIVAVGSTPDEFRAFAADEIARWAKVIKDANIKAVE
- a CDS encoding exodeoxyribonuclease III, whose product is MPLTVTTWNINSVRLRINLVSRFIKAVRPDVICLQETKSPDDAFPLKRFRRLGYTHAALNGQKGYHGVAVLSRLPFESVTIDNYCGRQDCRHIAVTLSEKAGLRDPVTLHNFYVPAGGDEPDPAINEKFAHKLAFLDEVTAMEKLRPQNGARAILVGDLNVAPLEHDVWSHKQMLKVISHTPVETGKLTAFRKVGNWVDIARELTPEPAKLYTWWSYRAMDNWKAADRGRRLDHIWVSPQLGDRVSRLDIAKHARGWERPSDHVPVTATVEV
- a CDS encoding outer-membrane lipoprotein carrier protein LolA; translation: MRRTILTGACLLLGASVVSAQPVPTPAPRPKASIVPPPTAVPESAPAPVPTQSAANNLFPFKFPGFGSSGTTTAFDAKQRGLIERVNVYLMSVQNLVGDFVQVGPDGRRSEGKFYLQKPGRVRFEYKPPSPIELVSDGSSLVVRDRKLETQDLYPLSQTPLRFLLADRIDLLKETNVTAVSADDTFISLAMEEKQTLGGTHKVLLMFSVKDMQLKQWTITDPQGYDTTVALYNLDPAQKIDPTMFRINYERKEIIQ